A single region of the Cynocephalus volans isolate mCynVol1 chromosome 12, mCynVol1.pri, whole genome shotgun sequence genome encodes:
- the PMCH gene encoding pro-MCH: MAKMGFPSYILILTFSLFSQGILFSASKSIRNLEDDMVFNTFRLGKAFQKEDNAEKSVVAPSLEQYKNDESSFVNDDENKISKNAGSKHNFLNHGLPLNLAIKPYLTLKGSVAFPAENGVRNTESTQEKREIGDEENSAKFPIGRRDFDMLRCMLGRVYRPCWQV, from the exons ATGGCAAAAATGGGTTTTCCTTCTTACATATTAATACTAacgttttctttgttttctcaaggtattttattttcagcaTCCAAGTCAATAAGAAATTTAGAAGATGACATGGTATTTAATACATTCAGGCTGGGGAAAGCCTTTCAAAAGGAAGATAATGCAGAAAAATCAGTTGTTGCTCCTTCCCTGgaacaatataaaaatgatgAGAGCAGTTTTGTAAACGACGacgaaaacaaaatttcaaag AACGCAGGCTCCAAACATAATTTCTTAAATCATGGTCTGCCACTGAATCTGGCTATAAAACCTTATCTTACATTAAAAGGATCTGTAGCTTTTCCAGCTGAGAATGGAGTTCGGAATACTGAATCAAcacaagaaaagagagagattggAGATGAAGAAAACTCGGCTAAATTTCCTATTGGAAGGAGAGATTTTGACA tGCTCAGGTGTATGCTGGGAAGAGTCTACCGACCTTGTTGGCAAGTCTGA